Within Verrucomicrobiota bacterium, the genomic segment GCTTCTTCACGATCGCTTCGGTCAACGCCGTTCCAAACCCTGGCTTTTCCGAAGGGTAGTAATGTCCATCCTTGAAAGGCGAAGTCATGGCTTCCATCAGTTCTGTGCCTGAATCATTGGTTCCGAAGCTCTCAGCCCATTGACAACGGGTGGAGGACAAACAGAGCGGTAGCCCGTAAAGGCTGCCACCTCGGTGTGGGGTAAATTCCAGGCCGTGCGCAGCAGCCATGGCCGCCACTTTCTTCAAGGAGGTCACTCCACCGCACCAGCTTACGTCGGGCTGCAGAATATCAGCTGCCTTGTGTCGAATCAGCTCGTTAAATCCGAAACGCGTATATTCATGCTCCCCGCTGGCGATCTTGGTGCTTTCGATCCTGGATACCAATTGTTCGTAACCTTCCAGGTTATCCGGCGAAAGGGGTTCTTCAATCCAGTAGAGCTTTACTTCCTCAAGCCGTTTGGCCATTTCGATGGTATAGTCCACATCGTTCCAACGAGAGCTGCAATCGATCATCAATGAACAATCCGGACCGATAACCTTGCGAGCGTCTTCTAAAAGCTTTACCGTTCGCTTCATTCCCTCCTTGCCATGAAACAAGCCGTCGCGAATAGGCAATTTGAAATGCTTAACCCCCATGGCCAGGGCCGCATCCATCGCCGATTCATTCACCACAGTCTGATAAATGGGAATCCGTTCTTTTGTAGCTCCACCCAATAAGCGGTAAACCGGTTGGCCGGTAAATTTACCCAATATATCCCAGAGTGCATTGTCGACCCCGCTCAAACCCATGACAAAGACTCCCCGGCGGCCATACGGCAGAGCCGAGGAATACATCTGGTCCCAAAGCATTTCCACGTTGAGCGGGTTGGTCCCAACCAACAGATGCCTGAGGTGCCCGTGAATGATCTCGACTGCGACAGATCCGCCTGCGCCAAACCCATACCCGGTTATCCCCTGGTCCGTTTTGATAACCACCATGATCGCACCCGCCAACTGAGAGAAGGGTCCCCCGTAACCCCAACGCCTGGGATCGTAATCCGATTCAAACTTGGGCAAAACGCCCTGGTTAGTTCGTTCCCACAGTCTCACCGGATAAGCGTCTACGGAAACAATTTTTATTTTGGGTACTTCCCCAGCATCTTGTGCGCTCAAGACGGAAGGGAGCTTAATAGTTGAGGCTGCTCCGGCTACAGCAAGGCCTTGCAAAAATCGACGTCGGTTCATACATCCATGGTATGCCGGGAAAATACTTTTCAATCAAGCCTACACTCCATCTGATCAGCAGTTAGTGCTATTTAGGAAGCGCTTTCCGCGGGCAGCCAAAAGGGTCCGGGCAGCCAAAAGGGGCAGCCAAAAGGGTCAAGGCAGCCAAAAGGGTCAAAAGGCAGCCAAAAGGGTCAATGTTCATATTTCATATTGTGTCAGGCAGATACCGTTGAAGGGAACCCAAAACTACGTCAGCTCTGTACTCTCGACTAGTGCTCAACCTCAATACCCGATCGGCACTACTGCTTCGGCAATCCGAATCCCGGTGGCGGAGGTGGATTGAGCAGGTGGTCCATGGCTTCGCCATGTGCTTCACTCTCTGGCAGCCATTTTCGGTGCTCGGCGAGGATGCCTGCGTAGCTCGGGTTGCTTGCCAAATTGGTGTGCTCCCAGGGATCGTTTAGGTGATCGTAGAGTTCCTCCTCCCCGGTGTTATAGTGAATGAAACGCCAGCGTTCAGAACGGACAGCGTGGTTGCCCGGCCCTTCGTTCATGAGGGCGGGGCGGACCCACTTCCCTTCTGGGTGCTTTAATAAGGGCACGAGACTCAATCCGTCGTTGTCCGCTTTAGGAGGAAGACCGGCCAGTTCAAGCAGCGTCGGGTAAATATCGATGAGTCCGACGGGCTGGTCTATGCGACTACCCGGCTTCGAAACTCCGGGTGCAACGATGATAAACGGAACGCGGTTTGCCTTTTCCCAGAGGGTAAATTTCACGCATGCTTCCTTGTCTCCCAAGTGGTAACCATGGTCGGACCAAAGCACGATGATGGTGTTGTCGGCGCGGCCGGTGGCATCGAGTTTGTCGAGTAGTCGGCCTACCATCTGATCGGCATAATCAGTCGCAGCCTGGTAGCACTGCACCATGCGTTGCAGGCTTCCCACCGATCCTTTGGGTTGTGCGGTGGTATTATCCCAGATCCAATATTCTTTTCGCACCATACGTCGGGCCATCTCACCAACATCATCTAAATCGCCTTCGGGCATGGGAGGCATTCGTAACGTTTCGAACGGGTAGCGATCGAAGGTTTCCTGCGGCGCGTAGAATGGCAGGTGGGGATTAAAGATACCTGCTGCGAGAAACAGAGGTTGATCCCAGGACTTCTCCATTTGCTCTTCGACATATTCGCACATGTCGACATCGATCATCTTCTGATCATGAACGCCCCAATCGAACGCGAGCGCTCCAAGACGTGGATTCGAATCCGGTTTGTAACCATTGTAGTTTTTCCCGACACCAGGACCGCGAATATCGAGTTTCTTAAAAAACTCCTGGAAAGCAGGTTTTCCTTCCGGCTCCTTTCCAGTTGCACCATGGTGGAAAATTTTTCCTGCTCCACGTGTGGCGTATCCGCCCTCCAGTTCAAAGTATTTGGGAATCGTTATCGCATCCGGAATAATCTCCGCCCACGCTGTTCGGTTACCGTAAACACCAGAAGTAGTTGGCCGGTAGCCGGTCATGATGGCGGTACGAGACGGATTACAACCCGGTGAAGCACAGTAGGCACGACTGAAGAACGTGCCGCGTTCAGCCAGGCGTTTCAGGTTAGGCGTCTGAATCGGATTCCCCTCATCGAAGAGGGTTGTCCAATCATTCATATCATCAATCGCGATGAAGAGAACGTCGGGTTGCTCCTTCGCTGTTACGAACATTGGAAATAATAGGAGACTCGCAACGAGGCACAGAGACAAAGAGATAGTTGTTAGAGTCTTTGTAGACGATTTCAGGTTCATTTATGACTGGGTTCGTTATAAATTAAATTTCTCATTTCACCAGGATATCCGACTTCCTATTTGCCTGTCATTTTCAAATTTGAAAGATCAAGTATTGGAAGTTCCATCCGAGTAATATACCGACATCTGTCCTCAGGGAACTTCACTTTCATCCCCCAGAATACGCCGCTGTTATTGATTCCATTTCCAAAATTCTCAGGACAATAAAGCCCCACCGTTTTGGGAGTCCAATCGGAGGTCTTTACAAAGGTGAACCCATCTTCAGACCAAAAGGTACCGTACCCAAAACCGGCTACACCGTTGCGGTGAACCCAGGTTGTGAAGGCATGGCCAGGGAAAACGGGACTCCTTTCATATTTCGTGTACGGTCCAAGAAGATTATCAGAAGTTGCCACCCCAATTTTCGTATCTGAGGCTGCGACTCCAAAAGGTCTCCCCTTGTAATAGAGAAACCACTTGCCGTCGAAGAAGATGATATTGGAATCGTCAATGTGAACGCCGTCCCATTCCTCCTTGTTGCCATTGGGCCACAGGAGCTTTTTACCTGACTTCTTCCATGGGCCATCTGGCGTATCTGCAACGGCATAGGTTATGCCTTTCAGTTCTGCAGCACTTCCGTAGGCCGTGTAAAAGAGGTAGAACTTCCCATCATCCGGAACCACATAAGACGTGATGGCGGCCTTATCATCTATATCGCCATTTTCTCCAACAGGAATGGCGACGCCCTGGGCGGTCCAATCCAGGCCATCGGAGGAGGTCGCCAGGCGAATGTGACCTTCCCAGCCGTTCGTCACCTTCGGATGCTGGGTGTACCATAGATAGTATTTATCGTTGTATTTGATAATATTCGACGGGTCATGATGATGCTTATCAGGTACATCGAGTTCCTTCACATAGACCTCTCTATCCGTCACTTCCATCAACTCTTCCGGTATCTCTGCAGCCAACACGGTCTTATGCCCTGGAGCAGCGCAGGCGACTAGAATCGCCACCATCATAACCACAGATGTTCTCAGCCGTGTTTCTACTATTGTTTTGATCATCAATTTGGGAACCAGAAAAAGAAGAAAGACTTTGGAGGCTACTTACGCGTAACCTTCACATAAATCGCACTGCACAACGGGTTGCCATCGATATCCGAAAACAGGGTACTCAACTTGGTTTTGCCGGCTCCCAACTTGGATGTAAACGTAACATGGGTCGCATCTTTCGCCGGAACCTTGGTTTCCTGAAATCCAGCAACGTGAATATTGGCGTAGTGAATAGGCCGCGCTCCGACGTATCCGGTATAAGGCCTGTAGGATGTGACCTTTTCACCATTCACACCAGAGCTAAGCGGCGTGTTGGCTAACTCCGGCCAGCGTCGGAGTTCAAATTCGTAGGTGCCTGCTTGCGCGACCTCAATGTCCCAGTAGCCAGTGGTATCAGCGGCAACCAGATTGGGAGGATTGTCGCAATAACCTCCCTGCCAATCATTGGCATACAACATTAGACTCGGATCGGTATCACTTCCAACGGTTATATAGCGCGGTTTGTCGAACCGTATTCTGGCCTCGGCATACCATGCTTCGTAGTGCTCACGCATAGCATCGGCCACATCTGGAAACTGCTGAATCACATTGCTGTCCTGATGGGGATCGTTCGCGATATTGTAAAGCTTGTCGGGACCGACCAAACGCCACTTATCCCAGAGCACAATCGCATGATCCCAACGAATAGCCGAGACTTCGCGATTGGAATATTGAATTACAATTTTGCGATCATCCAGTTTGGACTGTTTGCCTTGCAGCCGTCTTGCCAGACTGGTTCCGTTGATTTCCGAAGAGGGCTTTGGCAAATCGCACAACTCAGCCAGTGTAGGCAGGATGTCCTGCACCTGGGTCAGGTCGTTGATGTCTTTGTCGGATTTGAGTTCATTGGGCCAGCGCCAGAAACATCCCACTCGGTGACCACCATCCAGCATGCCACGCTTATAACCCTGCATTCCAGCGTTGTAGATTTCCGAGGCGGCTTGGCTTTGGCTACCATTGTCGTTCAGATAAATAAGCAGGGTGTTGTCCTTCAGCCCTTCATACTTCAAGAAGGCATCCAGTTTTCCCATGTTTTCGTCGATGTTGGCAATCATGCCATAAAAATCAGCCGGGACTTCCACCCCGTTGAAGGTACCTACATCTGCATAGGGTTTTGAGTACTCCTCATCGACCCAATTAGGTACGTGCGGGGTGTTGGTAGGAAGGTAGAGGAAGAACGGTTGGTCCTTTTCTTTCTGCTTTTTCATCCAAGCCATGGCTTCACTGAAAAAGATATCCGTGCAGTAGCCTTTATACTGTTTTTCGGACCCATTGTGTCTCAACCAGGGATCCCAGTAGGAGTTTCCAAAATGGTCGGCCAAAGAAGTAATCCCCCAAGCCATGTGATGCAAGGTCTCCTGAAAACCACGATCCTGCGGGCGATGTGGGTAACTGTCACCCAGGTGCCATTTTCCAAAATGCCCGGTCGCATAACCGGCTTCGGCGAAATACTCAGGCATAAGTTTGATCCCGTTGCCCATCATAGATCGTCCCTGACAAACCGCCGTGGCACCGTTACGCATAGCATCCATGCCCGTCATTAACTGGCCCCGTGTCGGCGTGCACATGGGAGCGACGTGGAAATCGGTTAGTCGGATACTCTCTGCATGCAGTTTATCCAGAGCCGGTGTCTTTAACAAGGGATTCCCGTGACAGCTGTAATCTCCATAGCCCTGATCATCGGTCATAATCAGGATAACGTTTGGGCGAGCTGATAATGACAAAACAGCCATTACAAGAGCGACTGCAGACAAAACGGTTTTGGGGCTTATTCTCATAGTAATATTCTTTCCTTAGTAATTCGCTTGAGTGACCAATAAGGCCATTCCAGACACACTTGCTGTTGGTTTCAATACAGTTATTTTTTGTAATGCGATTGCCCACCCACTAGAGGGTATCTTATTTCACTGTTGCTTTAAAATGTTCGAGCTCGGCTTCGAGCTCCTTGACGATATCTGGGTAGTCACTGGCCAGATTCCAGCGTTCGCTGATATCAGATTCCAGATTGTAGAGTTCGTAGTCGTTGGTTCCAAAATCCATTACATATCTGTGAGGCTCCGATGGTTTTCTACCTGGAAGTAACAACTTCCATTTACCCTTGCGAATACCAATAGCCATATAAGGAATATCCTTTTGAGAGACCTGATCATAAACAAAGGAATCGCGCCCTTGGTCTACTTTCCCAAAAATCAAATCCTTTTGATTTTCACCATCAATCACACGATCCATTGGCACCTCAACACTCGCCAGAGATGCAAAGGTCGGTAGAAAATCTATCGTGCTCCAGAGCGCGTCCGAACTGCGGCCAGCCGGAACTTTTCCCGGCCACCGAACAATGCAAGGAACTCGAGAGCCCCCCTCGTATGCAGAGCCCTTGGCTCCTCGTAAGGGTCCTGGATCGCCCCAGAAAATGGTGCCGGCCGGCATATACCAGTTTGGATTACTGCTGTTAGGTCTACCGATGCGACCCATCTTGGCCAAATAATACCGAGGTTGACTCCAGGGACCATTATCCGAGGTGAAGATGACCAAAGTACTTTCGCGTAAGCCGAGAGTATCAAGGCGGTCCAGCAGTCGCCCGGTTTCAAAATCGAATTCCTCAACCACGTCCCCATAAAGGCCTCCCGCCGAGGTTCCTTTGAAATCAGGAGAGGCATCGATGTTGGTGTGCATCATCGTATGCGCCAAATACAGCAAGAAGGGTTGATCTGACTTCCTTTGGTTTTCCAAATAGTCGATTGCTTTGTCGGTATACAGTCGAGTCAGGCTGCCCATATCCCGGGTCTCACCTGCAGGCTCGTTGTTGTGATGAAATGCTACAATGCCACCATCATTCGCTCCGAGTGGACCGAAGTAATAATCAAATCCCTGGGCATTCGGCATACGATCCAGGATTGCCTTGCGGTTTGAAACATCCCACTTGCCAATACAGGCTGTCTGATAGCCAGCGGGTTTCAACAGTTCCGCGAAAGTGATTTCATCGGCAGGCATCGACCAACCCTGACTGCGAATGGGATAGCGACCCGTTAAAAGTGCTGAACGCGAAGGTCCACATACCGGTTGAGCGTAGAAATCAGTGAAGCGCGTACCTTCTCGAGCCAGTTGATCAAGGCGAGGCGTCTTGATCAATTCATTGCCGTAGCAAGCAACATCCCCGTAGCCCTGATCGTCGGTGAAAATAATAAGGATATTAGGGCGATCAGTGGCCAGGCATGTAAAACTGATTAAAACACAAAGGAGACTGAGTATGATTCGTTTCATGAGTTTCGCTGCTGACTCTTAGTCGTAGATGCTCCCCATTTGCCAGGCATCTAATGATACCAGCTTCGCATCCTGACCCTGTGCCCGAAACGAAACGCCCAAGCTGTCCTCTCGACCAGGATAAACGCGTGCAGCAACACAGGCTTTTCCGTTCACGAAGACTTCGACCACACTCCGATCGATGAAAACATGCAGTCGGATCGGCTCGCCTTTCTCTCGCATAAAACTGTCCACCTCCGGAGGACGGGATTGCGCCTGGGGAAGGATGGAGGAACGCGAGTTGTCAAGCGTGACCACGGTATCATACATGACGGCACCAGAACTCCGACGGGCTCGTTGTTCCATCATTCCAAAAATGCGAGGAGCATTCCCACGCTCAGGCTGAATGACCAAGCGTGTACGCTCCTCTCCATTGGGCGAACGCAACAACTCGATCTCGATTGCCTGGGCAGATTTGGGATCAATCTCCGCAATCAGTTCGAGCGTGTTTCCAGAGATTGTTTTCAGGACCACCTCCTCATTGGCCGGCAAGCTGAGATTTTTAACACGTTCGTGTTTTCCTCGGAGTGAGGCATAATCTCCAATCGGTTCCTGCCGGATCGGATCGAAGGGATCATCCGGTGCCAGTGTAATCTTTCGCGCTAGCGACATGAGCTGGTTCCAACCCTTACTGGGATAAGCAGGATTCATGTTAAAAATGACATTGATCCCACCATTGCCATCTGGATAAGCGGAAGGAGCGTGCACCCCTCCCGGTCCGGATGGACCGTGGTTAAAGTCACCACCGTCAGTTGCTACAAATTTCATACGCTTCTTGTCGAGGTCTCCAAGGAGCCACTTTCCTCCGCTGGTGTGGCTGTAGTGAATGAGGATATACTTGTCGTCACCAATCGGCCAGAAGTAGGGACAGGCTCCGTCGTCGCCAACGATTCCGTAGCGGTCACCTTCCAGGAATTGATGCATATATTCCCAGTTCGCGAGATCCTTCGAGCGATGGAGATATTCCGCGCGTACCCATTTCCCTCCTGGTCCGTCCGGCTTCTGGCCGGCGGTGAGGGCGTAGTAGTAATCCCCAACTTTCCAAATAGATGGATCAAAGATGCGGTTTGGCAGCGGCGGCGGACCGGCAACCGATTCGGGAATCACGGCCTGGCCAGTGACCTTTTCCCAGTTGAGCAGAAGGGGATCATTTGAAGTTGCGACCATCGAACCGACTTCGGTTCCGTGGTACATGGCGATGGCCCGATCCTCCTCAATGTAGACCGTACCCGAGAAGCAGGCACGTTCCGGGTCAGGATAAATTGCATAAGGCAAATCACGCCAGTGAATCAGATCGTCACTGATAGCATGCCCCCAATGCTGACGAGGATCTTCCGGTGGATAACCCTGGTAGAACATATGCCATTTGCTATTCCAGAAACTAAGACCATTGGGATCGTTGAGCCGGTTTTCAGGACTGCTGAAATGATAACGAGGATAGTGCGGATCCTTCAGAAGCTCCGCCCGCGAAATCCGAAACCGTTCCAGCAACGGATTTTCCGCCAACTGTTTTTCCTGTTCTTCCAATGTATCACCAAAGACATACCTGGGTACCGGAGAAGCATTCTTACCCGGCCCGGTCTGCGCAAATGACACGGCTGAGAATGTCATCCCAATTATCAACGATAGCGGTATCCATAATTTTTTCATGAGTTCGTTCCTTCCCTTGTTTCCAAATTCTTCATTGCAAATACTTCCATAATTGAGAACCGGAATCGCCTCCATCACAACCTCTGTTTACTCGATTACAAAAATCGTTGAATCAGAACAAAATGACCCGCTGTTAATTCATAAGCCAGTCCGGAAGCATCAAGACCAGCGAAGGCATGAAGGTCACAAGAAAAAGGATCAGAATAAGAACCACCAGAAACGGAATCACTTCCTTGGTAAATTTGTGGACGCTGACTCCGGTTATGGAACACGACGTGTACATCAAGGTTCCTAAGGGTGGAGTAACACCCGCGATGGTCAGATTGAGGACCATAACAATTCCCAGATGAACCAGGTCGATTCCCAATAACTTGGCTACTGGAGCCAATAAGGGAGTTAGCAAAATTAACGCTGCACTGCCCTCAACGAACATGCCAACAACGAGCAGCAACAAGTTTATTAACAAAAGCAGCACGTATGGATTGGACGTAAACTCCACAATGGCAGCGGAAAAATTCATGGGAAGCCGCTCCCAGGTCATATAAAACCCAAACGCGTTGGATGCACAAATGATGAGCATGACCACTGCGATACTCAAAACGGATTCCTGCAATATGGCGGAAAAGTGTGAGAGCTTGAGATCACCATAGGCAAACAAACCTATCAGTACAGAATAAATAACCGTTATCGCTCCAGCCTCGGTCGGAGTGAACAGGCCAAATCGAATGCCGCTGATAATACCAACCGGTATGACCAATGCCCAGGCAGAGCTTCTGAATGCGATGGCCACTTCACTCCAACTGGCTCTTTCCGTTCTACTTGAGCCGTAGCCTCGTTTCCTGGAAATCATACTGACGACGGACATCAGTCCGAAACAGAGTAGGATCCCAGGAATGATGCCGGCGAGAAAGAGCCGCCCAACCGATTCATTGGCCAAATAGGCATACAGGATAAGACCAATTCCCGGCGGAATAATGGGGGCAATTACGGAGGAGCAGGCCGTAACAACTGTGGAAAACTCTTTGTCATATCCCCGCTTGATCA encodes:
- a CDS encoding family 43 glycosylhydrolase, which encodes MIKTIVETRLRTSVVMMVAILVACAAPGHKTVLAAEIPEELMEVTDREVYVKELDVPDKHHHDPSNIIKYNDKYYLWYTQHPKVTNGWEGHIRLATSSDGLDWTAQGVAIPVGENGDIDDKAAITSYVVPDDGKFYLFYTAYGSAAELKGITYAVADTPDGPWKKSGKKLLWPNGNKEEWDGVHIDDSNIIFFDGKWFLYYKGRPFGVAASDTKIGVATSDNLLGPYTKYERSPVFPGHAFTTWVHRNGVAGFGYGTFWSEDGFTFVKTSDWTPKTVGLYCPENFGNGINNSGVFWGMKVKFPEDRCRYITRMELPILDLSNLKMTGK
- a CDS encoding glycoside hydrolase family 32 protein yields the protein MKKLWIPLSLIIGMTFSAVSFAQTGPGKNASPVPRYVFGDTLEEQEKQLAENPLLERFRISRAELLKDPHYPRYHFSSPENRLNDPNGLSFWNSKWHMFYQGYPPEDPRQHWGHAISDDLIHWRDLPYAIYPDPERACFSGTVYIEEDRAIAMYHGTEVGSMVATSNDPLLLNWEKVTGQAVIPESVAGPPPLPNRIFDPSIWKVGDYYYALTAGQKPDGPGGKWVRAEYLHRSKDLANWEYMHQFLEGDRYGIVGDDGACPYFWPIGDDKYILIHYSHTSGGKWLLGDLDKKRMKFVATDGGDFNHGPSGPGGVHAPSAYPDGNGGINVIFNMNPAYPSKGWNQLMSLARKITLAPDDPFDPIRQEPIGDYASLRGKHERVKNLSLPANEEVVLKTISGNTLELIAEIDPKSAQAIEIELLRSPNGEERTRLVIQPERGNAPRIFGMMEQRARRSSGAVMYDTVVTLDNSRSSILPQAQSRPPEVDSFMREKGEPIRLHVFIDRSVVEVFVNGKACVAARVYPGREDSLGVSFRAQGQDAKLVSLDAWQMGSIYD
- a CDS encoding sulfatase, producing the protein MFVTAKEQPDVLFIAIDDMNDWTTLFDEGNPIQTPNLKRLAERGTFFSRAYCASPGCNPSRTAIMTGYRPTTSGVYGNRTAWAEIIPDAITIPKYFELEGGYATRGAGKIFHHGATGKEPEGKPAFQEFFKKLDIRGPGVGKNYNGYKPDSNPRLGALAFDWGVHDQKMIDVDMCEYVEEQMEKSWDQPLFLAAGIFNPHLPFYAPQETFDRYPFETLRMPPMPEGDLDDVGEMARRMVRKEYWIWDNTTAQPKGSVGSLQRMVQCYQAATDYADQMVGRLLDKLDATGRADNTIIVLWSDHGYHLGDKEACVKFTLWEKANRVPFIIVAPGVSKPGSRIDQPVGLIDIYPTLLELAGLPPKADNDGLSLVPLLKHPEGKWVRPALMNEGPGNHAVRSERWRFIHYNTGEEELYDHLNDPWEHTNLASNPSYAGILAEHRKWLPESEAHGEAMDHLLNPPPPPGFGLPKQ
- a CDS encoding TRAP transporter large permease, producing the protein MEYLPILLLFLLFAINVPVGYSIAISSLAYFLYTSGLPPAVFVQKMVSSTHSFPLLAVPFFITAGVVMNYGGITKRLMALADALTGHMSGGLGHVNIVLSTLMGGLSGSANADAAMQSKVLVPEMIKRGYDKEFSTVVTACSSVIAPIIPPGIGLILYAYLANESVGRLFLAGIIPGILLCFGLMSVVSMISRKRGYGSSRTERASWSEVAIAFRSSAWALVIPVGIISGIRFGLFTPTEAGAITVIYSVLIGLFAYGDLKLSHFSAILQESVLSIAVVMLIICASNAFGFYMTWERLPMNFSAAIVEFTSNPYVLLLLINLLLLVVGMFVEGSAALILLTPLLAPVAKLLGIDLVHLGIVMVLNLTIAGVTPPLGTLMYTSCSITGVSVHKFTKEVIPFLVVLILILFLVTFMPSLVLMLPDWLMN
- a CDS encoding arylsulfatase, whose translation is MRISPKTVLSAVALVMAVLSLSARPNVILIMTDDQGYGDYSCHGNPLLKTPALDKLHAESIRLTDFHVAPMCTPTRGQLMTGMDAMRNGATAVCQGRSMMGNGIKLMPEYFAEAGYATGHFGKWHLGDSYPHRPQDRGFQETLHHMAWGITSLADHFGNSYWDPWLRHNGSEKQYKGYCTDIFFSEAMAWMKKQKEKDQPFFLYLPTNTPHVPNWVDEEYSKPYADVGTFNGVEVPADFYGMIANIDENMGKLDAFLKYEGLKDNTLLIYLNDNGSQSQAASEIYNAGMQGYKRGMLDGGHRVGCFWRWPNELKSDKDINDLTQVQDILPTLAELCDLPKPSSEINGTSLARRLQGKQSKLDDRKIVIQYSNREVSAIRWDHAIVLWDKWRLVGPDKLYNIANDPHQDSNVIQQFPDVADAMREHYEAWYAEARIRFDKPRYITVGSDTDPSLMLYANDWQGGYCDNPPNLVAADTTGYWDIEVAQAGTYEFELRRWPELANTPLSSGVNGEKVTSYRPYTGYVGARPIHYANIHVAGFQETKVPAKDATHVTFTSKLGAGKTKLSTLFSDIDGNPLCSAIYVKVTRK
- a CDS encoding twin-arginine translocation signal domain-containing protein, whose product is MNRRRFLQGLAVAGAASTIKLPSVLSAQDAGEVPKIKIVSVDAYPVRLWERTNQGVLPKFESDYDPRRWGYGGPFSQLAGAIMVVIKTDQGITGYGFGAGGSVAVEIIHGHLRHLLVGTNPLNVEMLWDQMYSSALPYGRRGVFVMGLSGVDNALWDILGKFTGQPVYRLLGGATKERIPIYQTVVNESAMDAALAMGVKHFKLPIRDGLFHGKEGMKRTVKLLEDARKVIGPDCSLMIDCSSRWNDVDYTIEMAKRLEEVKLYWIEEPLSPDNLEGYEQLVSRIESTKIASGEHEYTRFGFNELIRHKAADILQPDVSWCGGVTSLKKVAAMAAAHGLEFTPHRGGSLYGLPLCLSSTRCQWAESFGTNDSGTELMEAMTSPFKDGHYYPSEKPGFGTALTEAIVKKHALK
- a CDS encoding sulfatase-like hydrolase/transferase, with protein sequence MKRIILSLLCVLISFTCLATDRPNILIIFTDDQGYGDVACYGNELIKTPRLDQLAREGTRFTDFYAQPVCGPSRSALLTGRYPIRSQGWSMPADEITFAELLKPAGYQTACIGKWDVSNRKAILDRMPNAQGFDYYFGPLGANDGGIVAFHHNNEPAGETRDMGSLTRLYTDKAIDYLENQRKSDQPFLLYLAHTMMHTNIDASPDFKGTSAGGLYGDVVEEFDFETGRLLDRLDTLGLRESTLVIFTSDNGPWSQPRYYLAKMGRIGRPNSSNPNWYMPAGTIFWGDPGPLRGAKGSAYEGGSRVPCIVRWPGKVPAGRSSDALWSTIDFLPTFASLASVEVPMDRVIDGENQKDLIFGKVDQGRDSFVYDQVSQKDIPYMAIGIRKGKWKLLLPGRKPSEPHRYVMDFGTNDYELYNLESDISERWNLASDYPDIVKELEAELEHFKATVK